Proteins co-encoded in one Conger conger chromosome 4, fConCon1.1, whole genome shotgun sequence genomic window:
- the vtg3 gene encoding LOW QUALITY PROTEIN: vitellogenin 3, phosvitinless (The sequence of the model RefSeq protein was modified relative to this genomic sequence to represent the inferred CDS: inserted 1 base in 1 codon; deleted 2 bases in 1 codon), translating to MNKEKLIYSDNSSTQVTYKPGLDPKKTYEYKYTGVVTVGRDMPDLAESGLRLTCSAKIIGVSAQNFLLQVSNLTFEEFNGLPGKVGFNPSPKLSERIAEQLTKPVMFEYVRGRIGDIRAAAEVSNTVVNIMRGILGFLQITIKATQKTFELHELGIHGIFHCNYLIEEVQTSKEFYVTQIVDVNNCQERAAMYSGMTLALQNKNCKERGDNLKTAMKYTYTLRPTVNGALITKGHAQEWQFIAPFNVNGGTSKLKAIKDIVLVSVADTVGNPVMGPLENSGNLMYKFGNELNQLPLFLKKIDDPLPKISELIQRLAQANINQVDSASSMDILQLYQLLRVATLDNLEALWKQFSVNAEYRRWLLDSVVEVTDARVIQFLKNRFQKAELTANEAGQTLLVAFHHLIYIDLAKEFLTLPFSQTADVLWKTIVLAYGSLVYRYCGNIEPCPVAAVQPLLDLAIDGLNKGSEEEMVLGLKALGNAGHPSSIKTIMHFLPGSSPIGAVLPTHVLNAAVQSLRLIAVKEPHSVQDIALSVFVQRDLPPEVRMLACIILFETKPPFGLVSTVTAFLLEETNLQVASFSYSLISGFARSRSPDNHYLSRACDLAIKILGSKLGHLSYRYSKAGRWDWFNDAFLVGTASNIYMLHNTANSFPTAVMLNGNVYFLGRILQLLELGVRAEGIKELFSQIPPLLNGESDINKMKAMLKLLSDWQSLPKDKPLLSVFARAFGQEVLFADINRDMIQSTIQALTAGKEXPVWKIIEDIQKGIAWHWTKAYLIFETRYIQATSLGLPSEIRIYYSTVTGITVNAKATLSPPPTDNLGQLLNSDIAIQTEGNAGVVKYISVFHGINTVMFQSGAELQSKSIVTMPWNFEINLNVKSKKIQIDTSPCQNDTDFFSLNFDVYAVSRNIDDPSGAIMTPMMAGLKETYEHNAESIKQQTGTSEQEQMGRLSDVYHERKQMCVDATVYGTAMCMEAEAKRTHYTEEYPLYYFLGFTHFAVKLQTVPTNKPIDKIHIEFNAGPYKAAHAFRQMVELHMHPKLLDVVPDPVATLMALAIKGSAKPDGYEAAAYFTQAAQKYDLQLLISQVGEEANWKLCTDANMDKAHSKTKIHLRWGAECQTYNMAIKAATSHMPGSRPTLYTSIHWENMPVHMKEFGKRIQEYMPGMAFLLGFYQKHVKNPENQVSALIVAASSKSIDLKIRIPELTVYQQAIPLPFKGTLLIDKSDDGIVIQAPTLGLHSLYFDGKNIKVVIESWMRGKTCGLCGIADGETNNEFRKPNLQIAKSPNHFLNSWVLQGEACSDTCSLRRQQVKLEKMVHVLGAQSGCQSMEPVLHCREGCSPTRTAEYAVEFQCTRLRKQPLLPSFRPYHAPFASTDIIRLYLYINVRCVTATASTTASSSEEGVSSHLSSDEGTRGG from the exons ATGAACAAAGAGAAACTCATCTACTCAGACAACTCATCTACTCAGGTGACCTACA aACCGGGCTTGGACCCCAAAAAGACTTATGAATACAAGTATACGGGTGTCGTCACTGTTGGACGTGACATGCCAGATCTTGCAGAGTCTGGACTGAGGCTTACATGCTCTGCTAAAATCATTGGTGTGTCAGCTCAAAACTTCCTCCTCCAG GTTTCCAATTTGACCTTTGAAGAGTTTAATGGCCTTCCTGGGAAGGTTGGGTTCAATCCCTCACCGAAACTGAGTGAAAGGATTGCCGAACAGCTCACCAAGCCGGTCATGTTTGAATATGTGAGAGGACGCATCGGGGACATACGTGCAGCAGCTGAAGTCTCAAACACTGTGGTCAACATCATGAGAGGGATTCTTGGGTTTCTGCAAATAACAATCAAAGCTACACAAAAG ACTTTTGAACTTCATGAG CTAGGAATACATGGTATTTTCCATTGCAACTACTTAATTGAAGAAGTCCAAACCTCAAAAGAATTCTACGTTACTCAAATCGTGGATGTAAATAACTGCCAGGAGAGGGCAGCAATGTACAGTGGAATGACCCTCGCACTccaaaataaaaactgcaaagag AGAGGTGACAATCTCAAAACAGCTAtgaagtacacatacacactgaggccAACAGTTAATGGTGCCCTGATCACAAAAGGTCATGCCCAAGAATGGCAGTTCATCGCTCCCTTTAATGTAAACGGAGGAACTTCCAAACTAAAAGCAAT CAAAGACATTGTGCTGGTCAGTGTAGCAGACACAGTGGGAAACCCAGTGATGGGTCCCTTGGAGAACAGTGGAAATCTGATGTACAAATTTGGAAATGAACTCAACCAGCTTCCATTGTTCTTAAAAAAGATAGATGATCCGCTGCCTAAA ATTTCAGAACTCATTCAGCGTTTGGCGCAAGCTAACATAAATCAGGTTGACAGTGCCAGTAGTATGGATATCCTTCAACTGTATCAACTTCTGCGTGTGGCAACTCTAGACAACTTGGAAGCTCTATGGAAGCAGTTTTCTGTGAATGCAGAGTACAG GAGGTGGCTATTGGACTCTGTTGTTGAAGTTACAGATGCCAGAGTCATTCAGTTCCTAAAAAACAGATTTCAAAAAGCAGAGCTTACAGCAAACGAAGCAGGCCAGACATTACTTGTGGCATTTCATCATTTAATATATATAGACCTGGCCAAG GAATTTCTGACATTGCCTTTTAGTCAGACAGCTGATGTGCTATGGAAAACTATAGTGCTAGCATATGGTTCCCTGGTCTACAGGTACTGTGGTAACATTGAACCATGTCCagtggctgcagtacag CCTCTGCTTGATCTTGCAATTGATGGCCTCAATAAAGGCAGTGAAGAGGAGATGGTCTTGGGCCTGAAGGCCCTGGGGAATGCGGGTCATCCCTCCAGCATAAAAACCATCATGCACTTTCTCCCTGGCTCCTCCCCAATAGGGGCTGTCCTTCCCACCCATGTACTGAACGCAGCTGTGCAGTCTCTCAGGCTTATCGCCGTCAAAGAGCCCCATAGT GTCCAGGACATTGCTTTGAGTGTTTTTGTACAGAGGGACCTTCCTCCTGAAGTGAGAATGCTGGCTTGTATAATTCTGTTTGAGACCAAGCCCCCATTCGGTCTCGTATCAACTGTCACAGCATTCCTTTTAGAAGAGACAAACCTCCAAGTTGCCAGCTTTTCCTATTCTCTTATCAGTGGATTTGCCAGATCTCGCTCTCCTGACAATCACTATTT GTCCAGAGCTTGTGATCTAGCCATTAAAATCCTTGGATCTAAACTTGGTCATCTGAGTTACCGCTACAGTAAAGCTGGGCGCTGGGATTGGTTTAACG atgcCTTTCTGGTTGGAACAGCAAGCAATATCTACATGTTACATAATACTGCCAACTCCTTCCCGACAGCTGTTAtgttaaatggaaatgtttatTTCCTCGGTAGAATACTACAGCTTCTAGAG cttgGCGTACGTGCAGAAGGAATCAAAGAACTTTTCAGCCAGATTCCACCTTTACTCAATGGGGAATCAGACATCAATAAGATGAAAGCAATGTTAAAGTTG CTGTCAGACTGGCAGTCATTACCTAAAGATAAGCCTCTTTTATCTGTGTTTGCAAGAGCTTTTGGACAAGAGGTATTATTTGCCGATATAAACAGGGATATGATTCAAAGTACTATTCAG GCACTTACTGCTGGCAAAG GTCCCGTATGGAAAATAATTGAAGATATTCAAAAAGGGATAGCATGGCATTGGACAAAGGCGTACCTTATATTTGAAACTCGATATATACAAGCAACAAGCCTTGGCTTACCCAGCGAAATCAGGATATACTATTCTACTGTAACTGGCATTACAGTCAATG CTAAAGCAACTCTCAGTCCACCACCAACAGATAACCTGGGCCAACTTCTGAATTCTGATATTGCAATACAAACAGAAGGAAATGCAGG TGTggtgaaatacatttctgttttccATGGGATTAACACTGTTATGTTTCAGTCTGGAGCTGAGTTACAAAGCAAAAGCATAGTGACAATGCCCTGGAATTTTGAAATTAATCTCAATGTGAAGTCCAAAAAAATCCAAATTGATACTTCCCCCTGTCAAAATGACACAGACTTTTTTTCATTGAA CTTTGATGTTTATGCTGTCTCGAGAAACATTGATGACCCATCTGGGGCCATAATGACTCCAATGATGGCTGGCCTCAAGGAAACCTATGAGCATAATGCAGAATCCATCAAACAACAAACTGGGACCTCTGAACaagaacag ATGGGAAGATTGTCAGACGTATATCATGAGAGGAAGCAGATGTGTGTGGATGCTACTGTCTATGGGACAGCAATGTGCATGGAGGCTGAGGCCAAGAGGACACATTACACTGAAGAATATCCTCTTTATTACTTCTTGGGATTTACGCACTTTGCAGTGAAACTTCAAACGG TACCAACAAACAAGCCTATTGACAAAATACACATTGAGTTCAATGCTGGACCATACAAGGCTGCCCATGCATTCCGTCAAATGGTAGAACTCCACATGCATCCCAAG TTGTTAGATGTGGTGCCTGACCCTGTGGCAACATTAATGGCGCTGGCGATAAAAGGTAGTGCCAAGCCAGATGGTTACGAAGCAGCTGCATACTTCACCCAGGCCGCCCAGAAGTATGACCTACAGCTGCTCATCTCTCAAGTGGGTGAGGAAGCCAACTGGAAACTGTGCACAGACGCAAATATGGATAAGGCACATAGCAAAACAAAG ATTCACCTCAGATGGGGGGCAGAGTGCCAGACGTACAACATGGCTATAAAGGCTGCAACATCACACATGCCTGGATCACGTCCAACATTGTATACCAGCATTCACTGGGAAAATATGCCAGTGCACATGAAAGAGTTTGGAAAGAG aattCAAGAATATATGCCTGGCATGGCCTTTCTTCTTGGATTTTACCAGAAACATGTGAAAAATCCTGAAAACCAAGTTTCTGCTTTAATTGTTGCTGCATCATCCAAAAGCATTGACTTGAAGATAAGAATTCCAGAG CTGACAGTCTATCAACAAGCAATCCCGCTTCCATTT AAAGGAACATTACTGATTGACAAATCAGATGATGGCATTGTAATCCAGGCACCAACCCTTGGACTTCATAGCTTGTATTTTGATGGGAAGAATATAAAG GTAGTGATTGAATCATGGATGAGAGGGAAGACGTGTGGTCTGTGTGGAATAGCAGATGGAGAGACAAACAATGAATTCAGGAAGCCAAATTTACAGATAGCCAAGAGCCCCAATCATTTCCTCAACTCATGGGTGCTGCAAGGAGAGGCCTGTTCTGACA CCTGTAGTCTGAGGAGGCAGCAGGTGAAGCTGGAGAAGATGGTTCATGTGTTGGGTGCCCAGTCCGGCTGTCAGTCCATGGAGCCCGTTCTCCACTGTAGAGAAGGCTGCTCTCCCACTCGCACTGCTGAGTATGCAGTGGAGTTTCAGTGTACTCGGCTCA